GTGCCCGACAACGCCTTCCCCCTGGTCGAGAAGGCGAAGGGCTACCTGTTCATCGCCGGCGGCATCGGCATCACGCCGATCCTGTCGATGATCCGTTCGTTCGGCGAGTTGCCGCCGGCGCCGTGGAAGCTTTTCTACCTGACCCGGTCGCCGGCCAGTACTGCGTTCCTGGACGATCTGAGCCAGCCGGAGCTGAAGAAGCAGGTGCGCATCCATCACGACCAGGGCGACCCGGCGCGCACCTTCGATCTGTGGCCAGCGCTCGAGAAGCCGAACACGGCGCACGTCTACTGCTGCGGCCCGAGACCGCTGATGGAGGCCGTGCGTGACATGACCGGTCACTGGTCGCCGGCCAACGTGCATTTCGAGAGTTTCAACGAGGGCGGCGGCGTGCGTCCGGAGGACCAGCCGTTCAAGGTCAAGCTGGCGCGCAGCGGCGGCGAATACAACGTGCCGGTGGGCCAGTCGATCCTCTCGGTGCTGCGCGAGCACGGGTGCGACGCGGCGTCGTCTTGCGAGAGCGGCACCTGCGGCACCTGCCGCACGGGATTGCTCGGCGGCGAGGCCGATCACCGCGACATGGTGCTGATGCCCGAGGAGATGGAGCACCAGATCATGATCTGCGTCTCGCGCGCCAGATCGCCTGAACTGGTGCTCGATCTGTGACCGCGCCCACGACCGAGCATCGGCAGATCCGCCTGGGTGTCGCCGGTCTGGGCCGGGCCTTCACGCTGATGCTGCCGACGCTGCTGAGAGACAGCCGGGTGCGGCTGGTGGCCGCCTGCGATCCGCGCGAAGAGGCCCGCGCCCGCTTCGCGCGCGATTTCGATGCGCCGGTCTACACCGGCATAGAAGGCCTCGCCAGCGATCCCGAGGTCGAGGCGATCTACATCG
This genomic window from Comamonadaceae bacterium OTU4NAUVB1 contains:
- a CDS encoding PDR/VanB family oxidoreductase, which gives rise to MTDIQTHADTKMPLRVARAYDVAEGIRSFELVQPDGSELPPFTPGSHVKVQTPSGAMRKYSLSNDPAERDRYVITVKRDAAGQGGSVSMHDDVKEGDTLPTSVPDNAFPLVEKAKGYLFIAGGIGITPILSMIRSFGELPPAPWKLFYLTRSPASTAFLDDLSQPELKKQVRIHHDQGDPARTFDLWPALEKPNTAHVYCCGPRPLMEAVRDMTGHWSPANVHFESFNEGGGVRPEDQPFKVKLARSGGEYNVPVGQSILSVLREHGCDAASSCESGTCGTCRTGLLGGEADHRDMVLMPEEMEHQIMICVSRARSPELVLDL